DNA sequence from the Methylacidiphilum kamchatkense Kam1 genome:
TTATGCCGGTAGGCCCACTCCCTTATATTATGCCAAAAGGCTTTCTTCCCTCTTTGGAGATAAAAAAGTTTACCTCAAAAGAGAAGATCTTTTGCATACAGGAGCTCATAAGATCAACAATACCCTTGGGCAGGTCCTTCTAGCTAAACGGATGGGGAAGAAACGGATTGTGGCAGAGACGGGTGCGGGTCAACATGGCGTAGCCACAGCCACTGCCTGTGCACTCTTTGGGCTGGAATGTCGCATTTACATGGGAGAGCTAGATATGGAAAGGCAGGCTCTGAATGTCACTCGCATGCAAATGCTTGGAGCAGAAGTCTATCCTGTTAGAGTTGGGCAAAAGACTTTGAAAGAAGCTATTAATGAAGGGATGAGGGATTGGGTGATCAATTTGCGCACTACCCATTATGTCCTTGGATCAGCTTTGGGGCCGCATCCTTTTCCAATGATTGTAAGGGATTTCCAAAAAGTGATTGGCGAAGAGTGTCGGGCACAGTTTTTTAAGCAAGAGGGAAGGCTTCCAGATGTAGCCATTGCCTGTGTGGGGGGAGGGAGTAATGCCATAGGCTTTTTTTATGGTTTTTTGTCTGATCCTCAGGTGCGGCTTATTGGGGTAGAAGCGGGTGGTAATGGAGAAGCCCTAGGAGAGCATGCGGCTCGTTTTGCTTCTGGAAAACTAGGCATATTCCATGGAACAAAAACTTTTGTGCTACAAGATGAACATGGGCAGATCGCATCCACGCATTCAGTATCCGCCGGGCTGG
Encoded proteins:
- the trpB gene encoding tryptophan synthase subunit beta, producing MQKRETLSLTLPDSLGYFGPYGGRFAPESLMEALLELEDAYKEAQKDPHFKEELDELLKNYAGRPTPLYYAKRLSSLFGDKKVYLKREDLLHTGAHKINNTLGQVLLAKRMGKKRIVAETGAGQHGVATATACALFGLECRIYMGELDMERQALNVTRMQMLGAEVYPVRVGQKTLKEAINEGMRDWVINLRTTHYVLGSALGPHPFPMIVRDFQKVIGEECRAQFFKQEGRLPDVAIACVGGGSNAIGFFYGFLSDPQVRLIGVEAGGNGEALGEHAARFASGKLGIFHGTKTFVLQDEHGQIASTHSVSAGLDYPAVGPEHAFLRDHSRVEYTKVSDAEALEGFFLLAQTEGILPALESAHALAYCLKICRELPKGAIVAVNLSGRGDKDVNQIVALQNKGQRV